A genomic stretch from Alteribacter keqinensis includes:
- a CDS encoding two-component system regulatory protein YycI translates to MDWSRAKTILIVTFFCLNVFLVYQLIEKRSDSSQLGVMAQPSFQDLLQNQNLEIELSDPSRTPTGYHVTGFPRAFNEEEVKVDYEGQEVEIDRQEYEIVVELEEPHRLIPSNLSGSVNAFLGGNLLNGDEYAFGYFNEEEGYIRAFQTHKDELLRYLSGDSHVKLEVNEDMEIERYSQRYLDLTPQLEQEQELISPLQAIEALIEANLVGTDLTIGDDDVELGYYNVYQNEVSAPEFYAPMWRIMLDDRYRYVNALDGDVVRNRND, encoded by the coding sequence ATGGACTGGAGCAGAGCAAAAACAATCCTTATTGTTACGTTTTTCTGCCTGAATGTGTTTCTGGTGTATCAGCTGATCGAAAAGCGCAGTGATTCAAGCCAGTTAGGCGTGATGGCCCAGCCCAGCTTCCAGGACCTCCTCCAGAACCAAAACCTTGAGATTGAGCTTAGTGATCCAAGCCGGACACCAACAGGCTATCACGTAACTGGATTTCCAAGAGCGTTTAATGAAGAAGAAGTGAAGGTTGATTACGAAGGTCAGGAAGTGGAGATCGACCGGCAGGAGTATGAAATTGTCGTTGAGCTTGAGGAGCCCCACAGGCTGATTCCGAGCAATTTGTCCGGAAGTGTAAACGCCTTTCTTGGAGGAAATCTCTTAAACGGTGATGAGTATGCCTTCGGGTATTTTAACGAAGAAGAGGGTTATATCCGCGCTTTTCAGACTCACAAAGATGAGCTTTTACGTTATTTAAGCGGAGATTCCCATGTGAAGCTTGAAGTGAATGAAGACATGGAAATTGAGCGGTATTCACAGCGTTATCTCGACCTCACGCCGCAACTGGAACAGGAGCAGGAGCTGATTTCACCTCTTCAGGCAATTGAAGCGCTTATTGAAGCGAACCTGGTCGGGACGGACCTGACGATCGGTGATGATGATGTTGAACTGGGCTATTATAATGTCTATCAGAATGAAGTGAGTGCACCGGAGTTTTACGCACCGATGTGGCGTATTATGCTCGATGACCGTTACCGTTATGTGAATGCCCTTGACGGGGATGTTGTGCGAAACCGAAATGACTGA
- a CDS encoding YycH family regulatory protein: MAMEHFKTVLLWILILTSVGLTYSIWTFQPDYSPLGSSETIESPDIGEQKSFSNFLMPESITVHENDIHYWLAPGEERFMTQIEAILDFEYERVLDISRREVPQLNQPARALDFKFKSPIPGDVINELFDFGEQSMGITSVDRIYLSRSNTSSASEVVARFISYADEEIYQVDANISYEQLVALYEGEREHLYEAEGLEFEEGTYGNYAYLPLEPPPMRELTYNWDSTSEQDMRTVMFSDPDFVTEYQRGATVRMYSDGSRFLEITRRGSGNVMKFEHQRTGTFDEDETDTHVLIDALDFINTRGGWTESYTIDEWQHGFNDTVLYRLNMDELSVLAGSSNQDLYFTKEITRSGSQITKYERPLFRLDGQFDQDKVTPLESLQEVQSYLEQMEEFDPRSIEDMRIGYYMDSSSNFMIFYPDWFIKRGNWQRFSEIREEYENREDEEVEEETEEEA, from the coding sequence ATGGCCATGGAACATTTTAAAACCGTCCTTCTTTGGATTCTCATTCTCACAAGTGTGGGTCTGACCTATTCAATCTGGACCTTTCAGCCTGATTACAGTCCTCTTGGTTCGTCGGAAACAATTGAAAGTCCTGATATAGGAGAGCAGAAGTCATTTTCTAATTTTCTTATGCCTGAAAGTATAACTGTTCATGAAAATGATATTCATTACTGGCTGGCTCCCGGGGAAGAGCGCTTTATGACGCAGATCGAAGCGATACTTGATTTTGAGTATGAGCGTGTGCTTGATATCTCCAGGAGGGAAGTGCCGCAGCTGAATCAGCCGGCCCGGGCGCTGGATTTCAAGTTTAAATCTCCGATCCCCGGAGACGTGATTAATGAGCTTTTCGACTTTGGGGAACAGTCAATGGGAATTACATCAGTAGACAGGATCTATCTGTCAAGGTCCAATACATCGTCAGCGAGTGAAGTGGTTGCCCGGTTTATTTCCTATGCAGATGAAGAAATCTATCAGGTTGATGCCAATATCAGCTATGAACAGCTCGTTGCCTTATATGAAGGAGAACGAGAGCACCTTTATGAAGCGGAAGGTCTTGAGTTTGAAGAAGGAACGTACGGCAATTATGCCTATCTCCCTCTTGAACCACCGCCAATGAGAGAGCTCACATATAACTGGGATTCGACTTCAGAGCAGGATATGCGCACGGTGATGTTCAGCGATCCTGATTTTGTAACAGAGTACCAGCGGGGTGCAACCGTTCGTATGTATTCAGATGGAAGCCGTTTCCTTGAGATCACCCGCCGCGGAAGTGGAAACGTAATGAAGTTCGAGCATCAGCGTACAGGGACTTTTGATGAGGATGAAACAGATACCCACGTATTAATTGATGCATTGGATTTTATCAATACCCGGGGCGGATGGACCGAGAGCTATACCATCGATGAATGGCAGCATGGTTTTAACGACACGGTTTTGTATCGTTTAAATATGGATGAGCTTTCGGTCCTTGCCGGATCATCGAATCAGGATCTGTACTTTACGAAAGAGATAACCCGTTCGGGCAGTCAGATTACGAAGTACGAGCGTCCTCTATTCCGCCTTGACGGGCAGTTTGATCAGGATAAGGTTACACCTCTTGAATCACTTCAAGAAGTTCAGTCCTATTTGGAACAGATGGAAGAGTTTGATCCCCGCAGTATTGAAGATATGCGGATTGGTTATTACATGGACAGTTCCAGTAACTTCATGATTTTTTATCCGGACTGGTTTATTAAACGGGGGAACTGGCAGCGGTTTAGTGAAATCCGGGAAGAGTATGAGAACCGTGAAGATGAGGAAGTTGAAGAAGAAACAGAGGAGGAGGCATAG
- the walK gene encoding cell wall metabolism sensor histidine kinase WalK, with the protein MKKVRFYKSIHVKIVIIYVLLILIAMQVIGVYFSQQLEDRLVENHSEMISDRANLLVYNVQQEILEEREEGDESLESDINNVLDQLFDIANAKAQVVDSNKTIIGTSEQEERIRLEGQRTTNMRITRTLVTGQGDTIPMRRELDGDRVSVITEPVFDVEEGQDIIGAIYIEASLEDIYAQVQQINQILMTGTVIALAITVVLGVLLAQTITRPIVDMKKQAHVMGKGDFSRSVTVYGDDEIGQLARAFNNLTIKLQDANATTEGERRKLSSVLTHMTDGVIATDKNGNVILMNRRAEEMLERTQEETLGEKLTDVLHLKGVMKMEDLYDYNDPLLLDMDTVEDDSFFEAHFSVISKENGEQNGLIAVLHDVTEQEKVEQERREFVANVSHELRTPLTSMKSYLEALADGALDTDVAPRFINVTQNETERMIRLVNDLLQLSKMDSKDYQMTMNSMNLTSFVEQVLDRFEMSTKNQSITFKRKLPDEPLFVYGDRDKLTQLLDNIVSNAVKYSPQGGTITCSVKVEKGRVIISVQDEGVGIPKDSIPHVFDRFYRVDKARTRSLGGTGLGLAIAKEIINAHGGDIWVSSEWGKGTRMSFSLPVPEEAKEA; encoded by the coding sequence ATGAAAAAGGTGCGCTTTTATAAGTCAATTCACGTAAAGATCGTTATTATTTACGTGCTTTTGATTTTAATAGCGATGCAGGTCATCGGTGTATATTTTTCGCAGCAGCTTGAAGACAGGCTGGTTGAGAACCATAGTGAGATGATAAGTGACAGAGCGAACCTTCTGGTCTATAACGTTCAGCAGGAGATTCTTGAGGAGCGGGAAGAGGGCGATGAAAGTCTTGAGAGTGATATTAATAATGTTCTTGATCAGCTCTTTGATATAGCCAACGCAAAGGCCCAGGTTGTGGATTCAAACAAAACCATTATCGGCACTTCCGAACAGGAGGAGCGTATAAGGCTTGAAGGTCAGCGGACGACCAACATGCGTATTACACGGACGCTTGTCACAGGACAGGGCGATACCATTCCTATGAGGCGTGAGCTTGACGGAGACCGGGTTTCAGTTATTACCGAGCCTGTGTTTGATGTGGAAGAAGGCCAGGATATTATCGGGGCCATTTACATTGAAGCCTCTTTGGAAGATATTTATGCCCAGGTGCAGCAGATTAACCAGATTCTTATGACAGGTACGGTCATTGCCCTTGCGATCACCGTTGTCCTTGGTGTGCTTCTGGCGCAGACCATAACAAGACCGATTGTAGACATGAAGAAACAAGCACATGTAATGGGAAAAGGGGATTTCTCCAGAAGTGTTACAGTTTACGGAGATGATGAGATCGGTCAGCTTGCCCGTGCTTTTAACAATCTGACAATAAAACTCCAGGACGCTAACGCCACGACAGAAGGGGAGCGGCGAAAGCTTTCCAGCGTTCTTACTCACATGACAGATGGGGTTATTGCAACGGATAAAAACGGAAATGTGATTTTGATGAACCGTCGTGCAGAAGAGATGCTGGAGCGCACTCAGGAGGAGACCCTCGGTGAAAAACTGACGGATGTACTGCACTTAAAAGGGGTTATGAAGATGGAGGATCTGTATGATTACAACGATCCGCTTCTTCTTGACATGGATACAGTGGAGGATGACTCCTTCTTCGAGGCGCATTTCTCTGTTATTTCAAAAGAAAATGGTGAGCAAAACGGGCTTATTGCTGTATTGCATGACGTAACGGAGCAGGAAAAAGTCGAACAGGAGCGCCGTGAATTTGTAGCAAATGTGTCGCATGAGCTCAGAACGCCTCTCACTTCCATGAAAAGCTACCTGGAGGCGCTGGCTGATGGCGCACTGGATACGGATGTGGCACCCCGTTTTATTAATGTCACGCAAAATGAAACCGAGCGGATGATTCGTCTCGTTAATGATTTACTGCAGCTGTCAAAAATGGACAGTAAGGACTACCAGATGACGATGAATTCCATGAACCTTACATCATTTGTGGAGCAGGTTCTTGACCGCTTTGAAATGTCGACAAAAAACCAGTCGATTACATTTAAGCGTAAGCTCCCCGATGAACCGCTGTTTGTTTACGGTGACCGGGATAAACTGACGCAGCTTCTTGATAACATCGTATCCAATGCCGTGAAGTATTCACCTCAGGGCGGTACGATTACATGCAGTGTGAAAGTGGAAAAAGGACGCGTGATTATCAGCGTGCAGGATGAAGGAGTCGGTATCCCGAAAGACAGTATTCCGCACGTGTTTGACCGTTTTTACCGAGTGGATAAAGCAAGAACAAGGAGCCTTGGGGGAACCGGACTGGGCCTTGCGATTGCCAAAGAAATTATCAACGCCCACGGCGGCGATATCTGGGTAAGCAGTGAGTGGGGCAAAGGAACACGAATGTCGTTCAGCCTGCCGGTTCCTGAGGAGGCAAAAGAAGCATAA
- the yycF gene encoding response regulator YycF, with product MDKQKILVVDDEQPIADILQFGLEKEGFNVICAYDGNEAVEKVKEHVPDLILLDIMLPYRDGMEVCREVRKTYDMPIIMLTAKDSEIDKVLGLELGADDYVTKPFSTRELIARVKANLRRNQKSQEPEQDNKVIQVGPLLVQPDAYLVTKRGEPIELTHREFELVHYLAKHLGQVMTREHLLQAVWGYDYFGDVRTVDVTVRRLREKVEDNPSHPTWIVTRRGVGYYLRNATDQES from the coding sequence ATGGACAAGCAAAAAATCCTTGTGGTTGACGATGAGCAGCCCATTGCAGATATTTTACAGTTCGGATTGGAAAAAGAAGGGTTTAACGTGATTTGTGCCTACGACGGCAATGAAGCCGTTGAAAAAGTAAAAGAGCACGTACCTGACCTTATATTATTAGATATTATGCTTCCGTACAGAGATGGAATGGAAGTGTGCAGGGAAGTCCGTAAAACGTATGATATGCCTATTATTATGCTGACTGCGAAAGACTCGGAAATTGATAAAGTACTCGGCCTCGAACTCGGAGCAGATGATTACGTAACAAAGCCTTTCAGTACACGGGAGCTTATTGCCCGTGTTAAAGCAAACCTGCGACGTAATCAGAAGTCCCAGGAGCCTGAGCAGGATAACAAGGTCATTCAGGTCGGACCGCTTCTTGTTCAGCCTGATGCCTACCTGGTGACGAAACGCGGTGAGCCGATTGAGCTTACTCATCGTGAATTTGAGCTAGTGCATTATTTAGCGAAGCATCTTGGACAGGTCATGACACGGGAGCACCTGCTTCAGGCGGTATGGGGGTATGACTACTTCGGTGACGTACGGACAGTGGACGTTACGGTCAGACGCCTTCGTGAAAAAGTAGAAGACAACCCTAGTCATCCGACATGGATTGTCACAAGACGCGGGGTTGGTTACTACTTACGCAACGCAACCGATCAGGAGAGTTGA
- a CDS encoding M23 family metallopeptidase → MFTQTNSVQNILTYIGGAVLGLTAFLLLSFPASAQIPDDDSVEADQSEGISTLYHVHYGDTFVGFVDDKSEVYDIVDEKVDAFDEDDEVRLTTAEEIQVIPERVFHAKALNDVTIEKLEEILEIKAEAHELTVDGEHTGYLSAAFEKEDFIRFWKLEYVTEDELDVFEKDEDVELEEGDTMILDIYLSDDLESEEVLVDPDELQSKEELVEILETGAHDETEYEVEEGDVLGTIAADHDLSVKELLDANEDLDEENSISEGDTLTVYNSAPLLHVVVEKVKKESKEIPYETKTEEDSDMDKGKTEVKQSGEEGEKVVEKKIISENGSTVSTETVEEETVSEPEDRIVIKGTKETASRGSGKLEWPAVGGYISSPKGQRWGRLHKGIDIARPSSPEIRAAESGTVTSAKTESGYGKTVRIRHSNGLETLYAHLDSMSVSAGDSVSRGEDIGIMGETGTATGVHLHFEVYKDGELEDPEDYVSK, encoded by the coding sequence ATGTTTACTCAAACCAATTCTGTACAAAATATACTCACATACATAGGAGGGGCTGTACTCGGTCTTACAGCATTTCTTCTGCTCTCTTTTCCTGCTTCAGCTCAAATACCTGATGATGACAGTGTAGAGGCAGACCAATCAGAGGGAATCAGCACGCTATATCATGTTCACTACGGTGACACATTTGTCGGGTTTGTTGATGATAAATCTGAAGTATATGACATTGTCGATGAGAAAGTGGATGCTTTCGACGAAGATGATGAAGTCCGCCTCACTACAGCGGAGGAGATTCAGGTTATTCCCGAGCGTGTTTTTCATGCAAAAGCCCTTAATGATGTGACGATTGAAAAATTGGAAGAAATCCTTGAAATTAAGGCAGAGGCCCATGAGCTTACTGTTGATGGTGAACATACGGGTTATTTAAGCGCTGCTTTTGAAAAAGAAGACTTTATCCGTTTCTGGAAGCTTGAATATGTAACGGAAGATGAACTTGATGTCTTTGAAAAAGATGAAGACGTGGAACTTGAAGAAGGTGACACAATGATTCTTGATATCTATTTATCTGACGATCTTGAATCAGAGGAAGTTCTTGTGGATCCTGACGAACTTCAGTCAAAGGAAGAGCTTGTAGAAATTTTGGAAACAGGAGCTCATGATGAAACAGAATATGAAGTTGAGGAAGGAGATGTGCTGGGAACGATTGCAGCAGATCATGACCTTTCTGTTAAAGAGCTTCTTGATGCAAACGAAGACCTGGATGAAGAAAATTCAATAAGTGAAGGTGACACTCTGACTGTTTACAACAGCGCACCTCTTTTGCATGTTGTTGTAGAAAAGGTGAAAAAAGAAAGTAAAGAGATTCCCTATGAGACAAAAACGGAAGAAGACAGCGACATGGATAAAGGCAAGACGGAAGTGAAGCAGTCTGGTGAAGAAGGCGAGAAAGTAGTAGAAAAGAAAATAATCTCTGAAAATGGCAGTACCGTTTCTACTGAAACGGTTGAAGAAGAGACCGTTTCAGAGCCTGAAGACCGCATCGTGATAAAAGGGACGAAGGAAACGGCGTCCCGGGGAAGTGGAAAGCTTGAATGGCCGGCTGTCGGAGGTTATATCTCAAGTCCAAAAGGACAACGCTGGGGACGACTCCATAAGGGAATTGATATCGCCCGCCCTTCAAGTCCTGAGATCAGGGCAGCAGAATCTGGAACGGTGACGTCGGCAAAAACAGAGAGCGGTTATGGAAAAACGGTCCGCATCCGTCACAGTAACGGGCTGGAAACATTATACGCCCATCTTGACAGTATGAGTGTAAGCGCCGGTGATTCCGTATCGAGAGGAGAAGATATAGGGATCATGGGTGAAACCGGAACAGCAACCGGCGTTCATCTGCACTTTGAAGTGTACAAAGATGGAGAGCTTGAAGACCCTGAAGATTACGTTAGCAAGTAA
- a CDS encoding DMT family transporter — MSNIQKGHLFNMISVLMLAVGPLLSKFGLLQISPSKAALINVLTIIAACVLLGLFTKNYVKFYFEKNIILLAVFNSLGIIFLFLSIDLLSPVEIGFLGRFYTVFAVILSVFFLNENLSRKELFFITFAVLGTFLFVDTGGDYTNNLVGSLFALLYTFFFALTNIFIKKTLSKQKSSNSIMFTNNSISLLIIIIYTLIMGELFYGDYSFEGIGYLVLSTLLGGFLGTLLLYEALKYLRFSIANVTRAFSPLLLAVISYPFFPIEITVKNTLGAIILILSILLLSTGDKKEKADEKTKVTSKSAK, encoded by the coding sequence ATGAGTAATATTCAAAAAGGACATCTTTTTAATATGATTTCCGTTTTAATGTTAGCGGTAGGACCTCTATTGTCGAAGTTTGGACTGCTGCAAATTTCTCCTTCTAAAGCAGCCTTAATAAATGTACTAACAATTATAGCTGCCTGTGTATTATTAGGACTATTTACGAAGAATTATGTAAAATTTTATTTTGAAAAAAACATTATACTGTTAGCTGTATTTAACTCTTTAGGAATCATCTTTCTATTTCTAAGTATCGATTTACTTTCGCCAGTGGAAATTGGTTTTCTAGGAAGGTTCTATACGGTGTTTGCAGTAATTTTATCTGTGTTTTTTTTGAATGAAAATTTATCTAGAAAAGAATTGTTTTTCATTACTTTTGCTGTTCTTGGTACTTTTCTGTTTGTTGATACAGGTGGTGATTACACTAATAATTTAGTTGGTAGTCTTTTTGCTCTTTTATATACATTCTTCTTTGCATTAACAAATATTTTTATTAAAAAAACGCTGTCTAAACAAAAGAGCTCTAACTCGATCATGTTCACTAATAACAGTATTTCATTACTTATTATCATTATTTACACATTAATCATGGGGGAACTTTTTTATGGGGACTATTCATTTGAAGGAATTGGTTATTTAGTCTTATCAACACTTTTAGGAGGATTCCTTGGGACACTATTGTTATACGAAGCATTAAAGTATTTACGATTTTCTATTGCTAATGTTACTAGAGCCTTTAGTCCATTGTTACTTGCGGTTATTTCTTATCCCTTCTTTCCAATTGAGATAACAGTTAAAAATACATTAGGTGCCATAATCTTGATACTCTCCATTCTTTTACTATCCACGGGAGATAAGAAAGAAAAGGCAGATGAAAAAACCAAAGTAACTTCTAAAAGCGCAAAATAA